The nucleotide sequence TCAATCCTGAAGAGGATCTTGCACAATACATTGCAGAACAGCAAAAACAAGGAAAATCGTTGGGAGAACTACGAAAAGAATTGCTTGAAGTCAAGTGGGATAAAGCAGTCGTGGATAAACATATCCCGCGTGAAACTGTCTTAAAAGAGTATATCGCTGTTCAGAGAAAAACAGGAAAGACGAATGAGCAACTAAGAAAAGAATTGATAAAAGTTGGCTGGGAGAAGGAACTTGTGAAAAAATACTTGAATCCGGAAAATGATCTGAAAGCGTATGTGGTAAGCCAGCAACATAAAGGAGTAAGCAATGAACAGATTAAGCAGCAGTTGATAAAAGGAAAATGGAAGAAAGAGGTAGTAGAGAGAATTTTCTCAAATAAGTAGTTTTGCAAAGTTCTCTTCACTGTTTATAGTGAATGGCTTTAATAATCGGAACTTTGTCCATTCGAAAAGCCATTCACTTATTATGAGAAAAATGGAAATCTCAATTTTGGAAGTTCCGAAAATTAATGTTTTCTCATATAGAATCGCCTTACTGCTTTTGAATCCCTAATCTATTTTTATAATAATGAAAATAATACATTTAACTGTCCTTCAGAAAGGTAAGTAATTCTTAAAAACAATCACTTTTTATAGCTGTAAAATTCCCTTTGTTTATGGGTATTTTAAGTGATAGAGATATTAAAGAATTTCTTAAAGCGGGGGAAATAGTTATTCGAGAGATCCAGGATGATCAAGTCGGAAGCTGTTCTGTCGATCTGCGATTAGGAAGTACTTTTCGCGTTTTTAAACATGCGGAAGTAACGCATGTTGATCCAAAGCATGGAATTGCCGATGAACTCATGGACCTCGTCACAAAGCAGGAGAATGAACCCTTTATCATTCATCCAGGAGAATTTGTTTTGGGAAGCACAGTGGAGTATGTCAAAATTCCGCGGCATCTCGTTGCGAGACTAGATGGGAGAAGTTCGTGGGGAAGATTAGGAATTATCATTCATTCGACAGCAGGATCAGTGCAGCCAGGATACGCAGGTCAGCTCACGCTTGAAATCGCGAATATATCGAAAGTCCCTGTTAAATTGTGGCCAGGCTCAAGAATTTGTCAGATATCATTTGAACAGTTAAGCAGTCCATGTGAGAAATCGTATGGCGAAAGAAATTCAAAATATATGGAACAGAGCGGACCGCAGGGAAGCAAGATTAAGCATGATTGAAAGTGATTATTAAATATTAAATTAGTTTAAGTTGTACCATTTTTCTATACAATTTTACGAAGAGCGTTTTGGTCGTATCGAAGAAATGACGTATTCATCTAAATAATTTTTTTGTTCTTCTCTTATGAAACAACAAAATTTAAATATTAAAACAGTTTTACGTTTTTTCACATGAAGGTGAAATTATGGTAAGTATTACGTTAGCAATCCCGAAAGAAGTGAAGGGGAAGATGGAACAATTTGATGAGATAAACTGGTCTGGTTTTATTAGAAAGTGCATTATTCAAAAGACTGAAGAGCTTTCTTGGAAGGAACATATGATCAAAAAATTACAAGGTGAAAAAGAGTTGAATGAATGGGCTGTGAAGATATCACGGGAAGCAAAAAAAGGTCGCTTTGAAGCATTGGTAAAAAAAGGATTGATTTCATGAAGCTTATAGCTGATAGTAATATTCTTTTTACTTTCTTCTGGAAAAATGCGACAGCAACAGATTTGTTCGTCTTTCAAAATTTAGAATTATACAGTCCTGAATTTGCCCTTGAAGAAATTCAGAAATATAAACAAGAAATTGTGAGAAAAGCAAAAATGACTGATACGGAATTTCGAGAAATTAAAAAAGAACTTCAATTACTCATCACATTTGTTCCATTGGAAGAATATATGAGATATTTTCAAAATGCTGCAAAGATAAGTCCTGACAAAGAAGATGTTGATTTTTTTGCTCTCGCATTACTAAAGAATTGTCTTATATGGTCAAATGACAAGAAATTGAAAGAGCAGAATGAAGTAAAGATACTCACAACAAAAGAAGTAATAGAATTGTTTGACTAAATCACAAACTTACTCTTCACATCGTGCAGTGCGCTTGGGCTTTCGCCGCCATGCCAGGTAAAGCGTGGTCGAATTTTGACTGCGTAGAGTTTCTCGTTCGTATCATCAAAGAGCAATGCGCTTCCTTTTGTTCGCGGTAATTTATCGAGTTGCACATCAAGTCCTTCGCGCATGTAACTCTGCATCAGCGCGCCAAGTGCTTCTGTGTCAATTTTTGCGGTGATGCGATGACTCAACACAGTATCGCTCTGCGTCATAACGTCAGTATGAATTTTCCCAGGCTGCTGCGTTGCAAGAATAAGGCTAATGCCGGGCTGTCGTCCTTCTCGTAAAATAGTAATCAATGGATCTGTTGCGGTCGTTTTTCCTTGCCTTGGTAAAAATTCGTGTGCTTCATCAACAACAACCCACACTAAAGGAAAATCTTGTTTTGCTTCTTCATCAACGCTAAAGTAGCGCATGGATTCCTGCAGCTGCGCAAACTCTTCATTTTTACGCACGAGCATGCGCTGCATAAAGAGTTTCTTGCAAATAAGGCCAACAACAAGGCATTTAATTTTCCAGCCGTTGGGCATTGTTGCGTAGCAGGAAACATCAAGAATGCAAACTTTTCCTGATTGCGCGAGGTCTTCTATTTTTGTTCCTTTTTTGTCAAAAATACCCCAACTCAGCGTGTTGATAAATCTATTTTTGAGTGCTTCCTTTATTTCAGAAGATGCTTCTTGTTTGTCAATGGTGAGAATAATATCCTGAATACTAAATCCTTCTTCTTTTTTCTCATCGCGAAGGGTGTTGATGCATCGTTCCAGAACAACACCATAAGGATCATTAATATTCATATCAAACGTCGTGCACCAATCCTCAGGAGTCAGTTCATTAGGCTGAAGCGCGAAAGAAAAATCAGTGGGAATTCCTTTTTCTTGGTATTCTTCGTAAAATTGAATAGGGGTATAGATTTGCACATCAAGTGCTTTTGGTTCAAGCCCCCATTCTTTGAGTTCGGGAAGTTCTTTTTTGTTGGGATACTTCATGGTCCAATAAACGCCCATGGTATCAAGGAGTAAGATAGTAATGTTTTGTTTAATTTCAGGAGGAAGGTCAGCCATTCCTTCTGCGACAACGCCTAGAGTATAAGATTTTCCACTACCGCGTTTGCCCGCAACAAGCACAACGTGGCTGCGCACCATGTCAACGTAAACATTATTGGAGAGAGATGTTGTTTGTCCCATAGTAACATATTGTTTCCCAAGAAAGATGGCGCCTTTAGTGCCATACTTTTCTAAGTCGTGTTTATCTCTACCAATAACAATTTCATACATGGGTTCCTTAACAGAATGCAACTATTTATACTTATTGTCTTAGGATGGTATCACTTCACATAAAAGCAGAAAGCAAATTCACAACCTTTTAAAACCGCACTCTATTGTCTATTTTATGACAAGTTAATTCTTGAAGAAGAGGGATATCATGGAGAAAAAAAAACAATCTATTGTGAAAGAACATGGTTCTGAAAAAGTAAAACAAACACAGGCACCTATTGCTCCTGTCAGAGAAGCACCAAAAGTCCTTTTTGAGTTGGATACAAAGCTTCTCCTTATTGCAGTAGTAGGAATACTATTACTCGTCTTAGTAACATATAATTCAAATTCTTTTTCTGATCTTTTCTCATTCGATACTGTCGTTGCAACAGTGAATGGGGTAGAAATCACAGAAAGCAGTCTTCAAAAAGAAATTGACAAACTTCCAGAGTATTACAAAAATGGAGCAATTGATGAGGAAACACTTCGTTCCGCGATTCTCGAGCAGCTGATTGCAAGAGAATTATTGCTTGCAGAAGCAGAGAATAAAGGGGTCAGCGTAAGCAGCGCAGAATTAGAAGCAACTATTGCAAATATTACAGCAGAAGCGCAGGTAACGCTGGAAGAGCTTCAACAAAAATTAGAAGAACAGAACGTTACTATGAATGAGTTTAAAGAAGCAATAGAAACACAGATACTCATGAACAAACTGATTGAGCAGCAGGTTCTTGCGGATGTGAGTGTGACAGAAGAAGAGCTCCTTTCCTATTATGAAACGCAAAAAGATACTCTCACAGAAGTTCGAGCAAGTAACATTCTCATTTGTTATACTGGTGCTTTACGATGTGAAAGCAATATGACAAAAGAAGAGGCATTGGAACAAGCAACAGCACTCATTGAAAGAATAAAAGCAGGGGAAAGCTTCGAAGCGCTCGCAAAGGAATATTCAACAGATCCTTCTGCGGAGTTTAATGGGGGAGATCTTGGTTGGTTCGCAAAAGGACAAATGGTTGCAGAGTTTGAAACAGCGGCATTTAGTCTGAATGCAGGAGAAATGACTGAAGAACCTGTAGAAACAGCGTTTGGATATCATATTATTATGGTAACAGACAAGAAAGAGACGCTTGAAGATGTGCAGGAAGAAATTCTTGCAACACTGACGCTCGAGAAGCAGAAAACAGCAGTCGAGAATTATGTCCTTGCACTCAAGCAAGTTGCAAAAATTGTGTATGGAGAAGAGTAAAACCTAATTATTTATTCTTTCTTTTTTGTTTCTTATTTTTCTGAGTTTGCTTTGTTTTAATTACAAAACTCTTTGTTGGAGGAATGCACTCATAATATGTTTCCATTTCTTTGTTCCATTCTTCGCCAAGGATCTTTCTAATAAACTTTTCCTCCCCACAGGTATAAAGTTCTTCAACAATGTCGCTGACAATCGTGTGGATATATTCATGAGTATAAGTCAAAGAAAAGAGTTTGATAAATTTGTTTTCATCTTTCTTGCAAAGTTTCCATATAAATTCGATATTTACTTCAATTTGTCCAGTGCACGTATCGCTCATGCCGTAAAACGGCTCATCGCGGTAGTATTTTGTCTGAAATGATTTCCCTCGCTTTCGTTTGGACATACTATTATTAAGGAGAAGGGGCTATAAATATATTTGGAATTTATAGTGAACGCACTAAATTATCGTAATAATAGTGCGTTCACTATTCCGCAGACGCAAATAAGTTACAATAATTTATTGCGTCTGCTATACCACTGGTGAGGAAGCCAGTGGACACAGTCCACGATGTGAGGGAGGAAGGTGATAAATTCCTGATATGCTCAAGAACCACCACGAGCATGCCACACTGTCTATAGCGACTGAAAGGAGCGGTGGTTCTTGACAAGTTGAGGTTAGGGGAAAAAGAAAGAAGAATAAAAAAGAAAAAATCTTTACAACTCATCTGCTGTAAGAATCTGCACGTTTCCTGTTGGTTTTACCTTTGTGCCCATTGCGATAAGGTACTTGACACTGCAGGTTTCTGCGACATCAACGAGTTCTTCTTCGATCATACCATCAAAGACAACTGCGTGAACGCCATTGTTCAGGCTTTTGATTGTTGCGCTGAGTTCGCTGGAGGGTACTTTTCCAAGAATGTTAAGTTTTGCGTCGAGGATATACGCGCCACGTGTTCCAATAAGATCTTCAAGCATTTTTCCAAATGCTTTTTTCTCATCAGTGCCAGTAGGAGCTCGTGCTGTCGCGATTGGTCTTCGTACAACTGTTCCTTGTGGGAGTGGTGCTGCAGTTCGTACAGGAGCTTGTGCTGGTCGCATTGGCCGCATTTCTCTTCTTCCTGGAGAAGGTGCGCTTTGCATCATTGGGCGTCGCTGTTGCTGATATCTATCATTACCATTGGATGGACCATGCGCTCCACCTTCAGATTTGACTTGTTCTGGGCTTATTTTGGAGCGAAGCGCTTTGAGAATTTCTTTTTGGGTTAATTCTTCTACTTCTTTTCCATCAGGTGCCTTAGTAACAAAGTCAACATCTGTGACAGTGGTAAGTTCCTTAATAATAAGGTCTCCTCCTCTGTCGCCGTCAACAAATGCAATAACTGTTTTGCGTCTGCAGAGATCAATCATTGTTGGAGGGACAGAAGTTCCGTTAAGTGCGACGGTGTTTTTAATACCATATTTCAAAAGATTGATCACATCTGCGCGCCCTTCAACAACAATAATTTCATCAGATTCTTCAAGTGCTGGACCGCAAGGAAGTTTTTCAGAACCATACTCTTGAATCTCCATGACACGAACAGATTGCGCGACTTCATCCGCAAGTTCCTGTGAATCAGGCATGCCTGTGTCCACAAGGTGTTTAAGAAGTTCTTTTGCGCGTTCAATAACTTGTTGTCGTTTAGAAATACGAACGTCTTCAATTTTTTCAATGACTATTTTTGCGTTGCATGGTCCGATTCTCTGAATAATTTCCAAAGACGCGGCAACAATCGCGGTTTCTGCTTTATCGAGGCTGGAAGGAATAATAATAGATCCTTGTGCTTTGCCGCCCTTTGTTTCTGTATTGACTTCAATTCTTCCGATTCTTCCAGAGCGCTGGAGTTCGCGAAGTTCAAGTTCATTCCCAAGAAGACCTTCTGTTTGACCAAAAATTGCGCCAATGACGTCTGGCTTGTCAACCATACCTTCAATGTGGATGGTTGCGTGAACGATATATTTTGCAGATACTGGACTAATTTTACCCATAATACTCAACTCCGTTTAATTTGTATAGAATAAGTACCAAACCAAAAACGAGAGATAAAATTGCTCCTCTCAGTATTCGGTCTTTATGTATTTGTATACGCTTGCACAGTACACGAAACCTAAAGGCTGATAATGGTGAATTGGAATGAACTTATTCTATGTTTTTTCTTTTTTTCTGTTTGACAAAGCCTCCAAAAAGGAAAAGCTCTGTGTTTCCATATGGCGTATGCCATGTCTAAGTATGAAAATGAAAGTGTTGCCCGAGACACTAACGCGCAACTGCATAGCTTGCATGATTGCGACAGCTTCATTGCGTTACTCTCGTGTCGGGCTGTGTGATGCAAGAGTGTCTTGGTGTCATAGCATCGAACAACAAGTTCGGCTCAATAAGGACCCATTTGCATCCTAAGGAATAGTAGAAGGTTATGGTTTATAAATGTTGTGGACAATTAATTTGATTACTCAATAATGGTAATTTTAGAAAAAAATAGTCAAAAAAAGCAAAAGAATATGTACGTCTTACTCGTCGTCAATTTCACTTTCCATTTTTGCTATGGGCTGTTTAAACTCATCGTCAATTTCAGACTCCATTTTAGAAACGGGTTTTATTTTGATTGCAGATGTCGCCTGACCGCTAATAGCGTCGTCTCCGAGACCTGCGTTCATCAACAAAACCAAAATGCCCACAGCCGCGACAACACCAACGATCACGACAATATATAGTTGTAATTTTTCTTCACTTATTGCCATTCTTTACACCTCTTTAATCAGATTTTTGTTCGAAGCAACTGCTCTCTTTTTCAGATTTGTATTTTTCCATGCATGATCCTATTGCTTTCATAATGCATTCAACATTTGCGTCTTCATCAAGACATGTTTGAATTTCGTCTTCAGTGCATGATTTAATTTTTTCATCAATTGCGTCTAAGCATGCTTTGCTTTCTTCGCTGAGTTCTTGGACTTGTCCAGAAGATTGTCCTTCTTGATATTTCTGGCTGTTTGCCTCGTAATCAGAGTCCTCATCTTCAGCGTCTGTTCCTAATTTTTCCTCTTCTGCGTCACTAAGACCATCGCCATCTGTATCTGTTCCATCATCATACATTTCAGGGTTTTGTTGTTGTCCGCCATTTTGTTGCTGTGTTCCCTGTGGTGATTGCCCCGTTTGTTCCTGAGTTCCCTGTTGCTGATTTTGTGATTGTCCTTCTGTTCCAGATTGTTGATTATTTTGTTGATCACTGCCAAATCCAAAGAAGCCACCTACTTTTTGGAAGAATCCTTGTTTCTGTCCGCTTGTTTGTTCTTGAGTTCCAGTTCCCTGTTGTGTCTGTCCTTGACTACCTTGCGAATTTCCTTGTTGTCCATCACGTTGTGAACTTTGTGCAGCAGTTCCTTGTTGGCTTCTTTGCTGTCCACCAGTTTGACCTTGACCGCCTTGTTGTGCTTGTCCCTGCTGTCCTCCACCTTGCGGAGTTCCTCCTTGTTGACCGCTAGGCTGACCTTGACCACCTTGATCACCAACAGCGAATCCAGTGATGCCAGATGTTCCATCAGTAAGCATCATTTGAATTCCTAAAATAAGAACAACACTAACAATTGCATACGCGTAGAGCGGATGATATTTTTCCATAAAACACACCTCTTTCTGAAAATAAGTATTTCTTTTTCATTCTTGCAATATTTATATCTTTCTATATTCTCTGTTCAAATCACCCAAGAAGAAAGAGAAAAGCAGAGGAAGTAATTTATAGGGCAGCGCAATTGTACACAATAATGGCACGAATTACCCACGAACGATGGAAAGTGTATGGCAATGTTTTTGATGAGTTCACAATAAATGACTTAATCAAGTTAACAAAACAGCGTCATTATGATGAATTAATTAGTCCTGTCTCTATTGGAAAAGAAGCAAATGTCTTCTCTGCGCGAAAGAAGATAGAAGGACATGACGAATATAGAGTTGTAAAGATTTATCGCCTTGAAGCATGCAATTTCAACAAAATGTATGATTACATCAAGCATGACCCACGATATTATGCGCTAAAAAAACAGAGAAGACAAGTCATTTTCTCATGGGTACAGCGAGAATACAGAAATATCATGAAAGCAAGAGAAGCAGGAGTGCGTGTTCCGCTTCCTATCGCGCTCCTGCATCATGTTTTTGTCATGGAATTAATTGGAGACAAAACAACAGGAGAAACAGCGCAGCGGTTAAAGCAGCAATCTCCAAAAGATCCACAAAAGTTCTTTGATTTATTAATAGAAAATCTCGCGCTGCTCTATCAAAAAGCGCAGTTGGTGCATGGAGATTTAAGTGAGTATAACATTCTGAATTGGAAAGAAACTCCCATAATAATTGATATGTCACAGGCAAGTCCAGTAGACGCGGTGAATGCGGAAGAGTTGCTCGATCGTGATGTGAGAAATATGGTGTCGTATTTCAAGAAGCACGGAGTAGCAACAACAGCGGAAACGTTGAAGAAGAGAATTATGGGAAAGAAATAATATGATTACGACAATAATTTGTGATTGGGGTGGAGTTCTCTCCTGTGGAAGATATACCCCAGCAATACTTAATGTTCTTTCAAAAAAAAGGCAAATCTCCATAGAAAAAATATACAAAGAATTTAATGGTCTGATGATTCAAATGAATGAAGGGCTTCTTTCTTCGAGTGACTTTGTAAAAGCTGTTAATGAAAAATTTCAGTTAGGACTGACAGAAGAAAAGATGCAGGACATATTCAGAAAAGCAATAATTCCAAATAAAGAAATGATCGGTCTACTCAAAAAAATTCATTCCAAATATGATTTAATCCTTTTATCTGATAATGATGACATAACTCTAAATAATTTACAAAAAGATCATGCAACAATGCTTGCTCTTTTTAGGAAAATGTATTTTTCTCATGAACTGAAAATGGCAAAACCAAACAAAAAACTTTTCGAACATGTTTTAGCGGATTTAAACATCGAAGCATCAAAGTGTATTTTTATTGATGATAAACAAAAAAATATTGATGCTGCAAGAGAATGCGGTATAAGGGGAATAGTCTTTTCTTCTGTAGAACAAACAAAAAAGGAACTTGCGCTATTAGGAATAGTGTAAAAACTCTCTCACAAAAAGAATCACTCCACCAATATCGCGGGCTTCCCAGGAACAGCTTGTCCTGCTTTTGGATGACCGGAATTTGCTGCCTTCATAAATTCAATAGCGCATCCAAACTCTTTTTCTAAAAATGATTTTGCGCTGTGCAACGTTTTTAATTCATCGTCATCAGACGCAAGCGCGGGAGTAAGTTTTCCAGAGCCAACAAGTCGTGGCAAGAATTTAGAAATGTCATTGCCGTATTTTTTCATTTCTTTGTCTTCCATGATCTGCTGGAGAATCATTTTTGGATTTTTTGTCGACTCCATAAGGTCATAAAGTTTCTCGAAGAGTTTATACTTCCAGGGGAGAGAAACAAAAAGCGTGATTTTTTGCGGCTCTTTTTTGATAAGCTTCAAAACACTGCTAATGTCAGAAAGAACAGTACTGACAATCTCTTCTTGGGTGTTGAGTTCTTTATTGATTCGCTGTTTTTGTACAGCAGGCCAAGCACCAGCACTGACAAATCCTTTTTTGCCAATTGCTTCCCAGGTTTCTTCGCAAACGTGCGGACAGAAAGGACTAAGCATAATCAGTTGTGTTTCGATAACAGTGTTGATCAACTGTTTCTGTGGTTCGTTATGGCAGCGCTTGAGGTACCATTTGAGTGCGGACTGCAGTTCAAAAAAGATGAGCTGCGACGCAGTGCGGAATTGTGTTTCTTCCATTGCAAAAGTAGCACGAGCAACAATGTCATAAAGCTGTGATTCCATCCAAGAGTCAATTGCATGATGTGTTTCTCTTCCCTTGTTATAATGGCTAAGCGCGAAATCATGGATGCCATCAAGTTTTTGTTTTGCGGCAAGAGCAAAGCTGCTGTCCCAATTTGGATCATCAAGTCCTTCGCCGCCGGAAAGAATAGTGAGTCGTGCGGCGTCAACGCTGAATTTGCTGGACATGTCACGGAGAGGAATCATATTTCCAAGAGATTTACTCATCTTCTCTCCATCAATAGTAACCCAACCATTGACCCCAATACCTGTTGGCCATTTATCTTCAGGGAATAATGCGACATGATTAAAGATAAAGAAGGTGAGGTGATTCTGGACAAGATCTTTTCCAGAGTTTCTAAAGTCAAGTGGATACCAGTACATGAATTCTGCGCGCATCTTCTCAAGAAGCGCGGGAGCGGTTTCATAATGCGGTGCAAGTGCGTGAGGATTTCCTTTGCCGTGAAAGACATAATCAAACAATGCGTCGTCAACTTTTTCAGGATCAAGAGTAGAGAGAAGATGCGTGATAGTGTAATATGCCATATAAATCGTGCTGTCGCTTAAACTTTCAATAAGCCAGTCTTGATCCCAGGGAAGTGCTGTGCCAAGTCCTTCTTTTCGAGTGCATGCCCAGTTGTGCAGCCAGTCAATAACATATTCAAATTGCTGCCGGACATTGTCAGGATACAGTTTCATTTTATTCAGGCACGCGTGCGCCTGCAGTTTCCACTGTTCATCCCCATACGCGATAAACCATTGATCAGAAACAAGTTTTGGAACGCAAGGAGTCAAACAACGACAGACAACAGGGCCTGTGAGTTCATAAAATAATTCAAACCCTTTGCCAAGAAGTTCTTTTTTGATAATCTCCTTTGCTTCAGTGACTTTAATTCCTTCAAGATTCTTTCCATAAAAGTTTCGGTAAAGCCCGTTCATGGTGCTTTGATAAAAACTTTTTCTATAGAGTGCTTTTCGCGCTTCAAGGAGTTTCTTTTCATCCTTTTGACTTGCAATCCCAAACTCTTCACAAAGTTTCATTGCGGGAATCTCTCCATAATCAGGGGTATCCAATACAGGAATAACGCGAATTTCTTCGATTGTCCGATAATCAAGACTATACTTTTCACAAAGAATATGATTACGCTGAAGATCTTGGAGTGCAATCCAGTCATCAGGACTGTCTGAAGGAACGCTGTGCACAATGCCTGTTCCTTTGTCAGGAGCGCAAAATGTGCCAGGGAGAATCATAATTTTTTTACCATTAAATTCCTCAACAATCTTTCCAATAAGATCTTTTCCAG is from Candidatus Woesearchaeota archaeon and encodes:
- a CDS encoding serine protein kinase RIO encodes the protein MARITHERWKVYGNVFDEFTINDLIKLTKQRHYDELISPVSIGKEANVFSARKKIEGHDEYRVVKIYRLEACNFNKMYDYIKHDPRYYALKKQRRQVIFSWVQREYRNIMKAREAGVRVPLPIALLHHVFVMELIGDKTTGETAQRLKQQSPKDPQKFFDLLIENLALLYQKAQLVHGDLSEYNILNWKETPIIIDMSQASPVDAVNAEELLDRDVRNMVSYFKKHGVATTAETLKKRIMGKK
- a CDS encoding HAD family phosphatase; translation: MITTIICDWGGVLSCGRYTPAILNVLSKKRQISIEKIYKEFNGLMIQMNEGLLSSSDFVKAVNEKFQLGLTEEKMQDIFRKAIIPNKEMIGLLKKIHSKYDLILLSDNDDITLNNLQKDHATMLALFRKMYFSHELKMAKPNKKLFEHVLADLNIEASKCIFIDDKQKNIDAARECGIRGIVFSSVEQTKKELALLGIV
- the leuS gene encoding leucine--tRNA ligase, with amino-acid sequence MLDTQAIEQKWQQRWKEAKLFDTDAQPGTKKFFGTFPYPYINAFPHIGHLYTIMRVEALARYKKLQGYNILFPQGWHATGSPIIAAAKRVKEREEKQIKIMKDMGISEKEFRSFEDPKHWIDYFAPEFEKDFRSMGFVIDWRRNFYTTSLNPHYDAFIQWQFRKLQAKNYVTRGTFPVVWCPKENMAVSDHSRSKGEGETTQEFVLVKHKLAGTSDYLVSATLRIETILGVTNIWLHPDVTYVRAVVNDEHWIISTEAAEKLAAQERTIQLVGKVSGKDLIGKIVEEFNGKKIMILPGTFCAPDKGTGIVHSVPSDSPDDWIALQDLQRNHILCEKYSLDYRTIEEIRVIPVLDTPDYGEIPAMKLCEEFGIASQKDEKKLLEARKALYRKSFYQSTMNGLYRNFYGKNLEGIKVTEAKEIIKKELLGKGFELFYELTGPVVCRCLTPCVPKLVSDQWFIAYGDEQWKLQAHACLNKMKLYPDNVRQQFEYVIDWLHNWACTRKEGLGTALPWDQDWLIESLSDSTIYMAYYTITHLLSTLDPEKVDDALFDYVFHGKGNPHALAPHYETAPALLEKMRAEFMYWYPLDFRNSGKDLVQNHLTFFIFNHVALFPEDKWPTGIGVNGWVTIDGEKMSKSLGNMIPLRDMSSKFSVDAARLTILSGGEGLDDPNWDSSFALAAKQKLDGIHDFALSHYNKGRETHHAIDSWMESQLYDIVARATFAMEETQFRTASQLIFFELQSALKWYLKRCHNEPQKQLINTVIETQLIMLSPFCPHVCEETWEAIGKKGFVSAGAWPAVQKQRINKELNTQEEIVSTVLSDISSVLKLIKKEPQKITLFVSLPWKYKLFEKLYDLMESTKNPKMILQQIMEDKEMKKYGNDISKFLPRLVGSGKLTPALASDDDELKTLHSAKSFLEKEFGCAIEFMKAANSGHPKAGQAVPGKPAILVE
- a CDS encoding dCTP deaminase, yielding MGILSDRDIKEFLKAGEIVIREIQDDQVGSCSVDLRLGSTFRVFKHAEVTHVDPKHGIADELMDLVTKQENEPFIIHPGEFVLGSTVEYVKIPRHLVARLDGRSSWGRLGIIIHSTAGSVQPGYAGQLTLEIANISKVPVKLWPGSRICQISFEQLSSPCEKSYGERNSKYMEQSGPQGSKIKHD
- a CDS encoding ATP-binding protein, with protein sequence MYEIVIGRDKHDLEKYGTKGAIFLGKQYVTMGQTTSLSNNVYVDMVRSHVVLVAGKRGSGKSYTLGVVAEGMADLPPEIKQNITILLLDTMGVYWTMKYPNKKELPELKEWGLEPKALDVQIYTPIQFYEEYQEKGIPTDFSFALQPNELTPEDWCTTFDMNINDPYGVVLERCINTLRDEKKEEGFSIQDIILTIDKQEASSEIKEALKNRFINTLSWGIFDKKGTKIEDLAQSGKVCILDVSCYATMPNGWKIKCLVVGLICKKLFMQRMLVRKNEEFAQLQESMRYFSVDEEAKQDFPLVWVVVDEAHEFLPRQGKTTATDPLITILREGRQPGISLILATQQPGKIHTDVMTQSDTVLSHRITAKIDTEALGALMQSYMREGLDVQLDKLPRTKGSALLFDDTNEKLYAVKIRPRFTWHGGESPSALHDVKSKFVI
- a CDS encoding peptidylprolyl isomerase, whose amino-acid sequence is MEKKKQSIVKEHGSEKVKQTQAPIAPVREAPKVLFELDTKLLLIAVVGILLLVLVTYNSNSFSDLFSFDTVVATVNGVEITESSLQKEIDKLPEYYKNGAIDEETLRSAILEQLIARELLLAEAENKGVSVSSAELEATIANITAEAQVTLEELQQKLEEQNVTMNEFKEAIETQILMNKLIEQQVLADVSVTEEELLSYYETQKDTLTEVRASNILICYTGALRCESNMTKEEALEQATALIERIKAGESFEALAKEYSTDPSAEFNGGDLGWFAKGQMVAEFETAAFSLNAGEMTEEPVETAFGYHIIMVTDKKETLEDVQEEILATLTLEKQKTAVENYVLALKQVAKIVYGEE
- a CDS encoding DNA primase, with the protein product MGKISPVSAKYIVHATIHIEGMVDKPDVIGAIFGQTEGLLGNELELRELQRSGRIGRIEVNTETKGGKAQGSIIIPSSLDKAETAIVAASLEIIQRIGPCNAKIVIEKIEDVRISKRQQVIERAKELLKHLVDTGMPDSQELADEVAQSVRVMEIQEYGSEKLPCGPALEESDEIIVVEGRADVINLLKYGIKNTVALNGTSVPPTMIDLCRRKTVIAFVDGDRGGDLIIKELTTVTDVDFVTKAPDGKEVEELTQKEILKALRSKISPEQVKSEGGAHGPSNGNDRYQQQRRPMMQSAPSPGRREMRPMRPAQAPVRTAAPLPQGTVVRRPIATARAPTGTDEKKAFGKMLEDLIGTRGAYILDAKLNILGKVPSSELSATIKSLNNGVHAVVFDGMIEEELVDVAETCSVKYLIAMGTKVKPTGNVQILTADEL